In the Clostridium sporogenes genome, one interval contains:
- the flgC gene encoding flagellar basal body rod protein FlgC, translating into MIKAFDTMRISASGLSAERLRMDTISSNIANATTTRTENGGPYKRKIAVFEENLNNELNKRNGKTEKKLYGVKSVGIVEDSSPVRRMYDPSHPDADAEGYVSMPNINVLNEMADMMTSVRTYEANVTVMNAEKSMFGKALEIGK; encoded by the coding sequence ATGATTAAAGCATTTGATACTATGAGAATTAGTGCTAGTGGGTTATCCGCTGAAAGATTAAGAATGGATACTATATCCTCTAATATTGCTAATGCTACTACTACAAGGACAGAAAATGGCGGTCCTTATAAAAGAAAAATAGCTGTTTTTGAAGAAAATCTTAACAATGAACTAAATAAAAGAAATGGGAAAACTGAAAAGAAGCTTTATGGAGTCAAATCTGTAGGCATAGTAGAAGATTCTTCGCCTGTAAGAAGAATGTATGATCCATCTCATCCAGATGCAGATGCTGAAGGGTATGTATCTATGCCTAACATAAATGTATTAAATGAAATGGCAGATATGATGACTTCAGTGCGTACTTATGAGGCAAATGTAACAGTTATGAATGCAGAAAAATCAATGTTTGGAAAAGCGTTGGAAATTGGTAAATAG
- a CDS encoding FUSC family protein has protein sequence MKSIGMRNIKTALAVTISILISEFFKLDSPFYAAIAAVISMQNSVTGSYKAGKNRMLGTITGALIGLTFSSISPNNPFLCGLGIIIIIYICNLLKWDKSISIACIVFTGIMINLTNKTPLYYSIHRTLDTFIGIIVSVLINMFIKPPIYEKQIVIGCKTIVKHFSKIPTEKIYFHHKVDIKKLKNQINNLENNFNAYKKEILKTKNLDENYISILIKLFNQTYTHLSFIDAINNKCELNNKNYERFKNLYHLPEEPHQYDENDLNVVYNYHVSKIIYNLESLKKEYKENKLKLNK, from the coding sequence ATGAAGTCTATAGGTATGCGTAACATTAAAACTGCTCTAGCAGTTACTATTTCTATATTAATATCAGAATTTTTTAAACTAGACTCTCCCTTTTATGCAGCCATTGCTGCAGTTATTTCTATGCAGAATTCTGTTACAGGGTCCTACAAAGCTGGAAAAAACAGAATGTTAGGTACTATAACTGGTGCGCTTATTGGTCTCACTTTTTCTAGTATTTCACCAAATAATCCTTTTTTATGTGGACTAGGTATTATAATCATAATTTATATATGTAATTTGTTGAAATGGGATAAATCTATAAGCATTGCTTGTATAGTTTTTACAGGTATAATGATCAACCTTACAAATAAAACACCTTTATATTATAGCATTCATAGAACTTTGGATACTTTTATAGGTATAATAGTATCAGTGCTTATAAATATGTTTATAAAACCACCGATTTATGAAAAGCAAATAGTAATTGGATGTAAAACCATAGTAAAGCATTTTTCAAAAATACCTACAGAAAAAATCTATTTTCATCATAAAGTAGATATAAAAAAGCTTAAAAATCAAATAAATAATTTAGAAAATAATTTTAATGCTTATAAAAAAGAAATATTAAAAACTAAAAATTTAGATGAAAATTATATATCTATTCTAATAAAACTATTTAATCAAACTTACACCCATTTATCATTTATCGATGCTATAAATAATAAATGTGAATTAAATAATAAAAATTATGAAAGATTTAAAAATTTATATCATCTACCAGAAGAACCTCATCAATATGATGAAAATGATTTAAATGTAGTATATAACTATCATGTATCTAAGATAATATACAATTTGGAAAGCTTAAAGAAAGAATACAAAGAAAATAAGTTAAAACTAAATAAATAG
- the fliF gene encoding flagellar M-ring protein FliF: protein MNKLKEFFKGLKEKWTGFSKVKKIAFSIIFLGIITSIIALSLYFGKTKYAVLFSNMDSNDSGAVLQKLKDKKVESKVQGNNILVPKDQVDELRMQMLSEVPLTNGSQGFEILDKSQFGETDQEMKINYQRALQGELERTIKGFPQVDNSRVHLVLPEETAFVKETQPGRASVTLNLKQGQTVSKEQVKSIVALVSGSVKNIPKENVEVIDNNMNLLTKNLFDASGSLEEATTSAEKQQQLKKNYEKDLQNRLISMLESVYGKDKVKVNVNTDLDFDAVKTNSVTYDPKNVVVSEHSIKEKNQNNAGGNNTNGSVVDNNMVNRTTENNNGSETSSRDENTKNYELSKTQQDSIKAPGSVKRLTASIVLDGNIDEETRTAVRNLAISAIGYDEKRGDAISIEGLPFDTEAKDKVKKDLEEMQKAEKTKERVKLFTAIGLGVLMLVGAIIFFVIKRRKRDEEYEEEQEGLDILIDDNESETKQVPKFKPIDLEAQDEKSHVENEIRKYAKDKPDQVAEIIKSWLAEDER from the coding sequence ATGAATAAGCTTAAGGAGTTTTTTAAAGGGTTAAAAGAAAAGTGGACAGGATTTAGTAAAGTAAAAAAAATAGCTTTTTCTATAATATTTTTAGGAATTATAACATCTATTATTGCATTATCTCTTTATTTTGGAAAAACTAAGTATGCAGTTTTATTCTCTAATATGGATTCTAATGACTCTGGTGCAGTTCTTCAAAAATTGAAGGATAAGAAAGTTGAATCTAAAGTACAGGGGAATAATATATTAGTACCCAAGGATCAAGTTGATGAACTAAGAATGCAAATGTTATCTGAGGTTCCACTAACTAATGGTAGTCAAGGATTTGAAATATTAGATAAAAGTCAATTTGGGGAAACAGATCAAGAAATGAAAATAAATTATCAAAGAGCTCTTCAAGGAGAATTAGAAAGAACTATAAAAGGGTTTCCACAAGTAGACAATAGTAGGGTTCATTTAGTTCTTCCAGAGGAAACTGCTTTTGTAAAAGAAACACAACCTGGTAGGGCATCTGTTACTTTAAATTTAAAACAAGGACAAACAGTTAGTAAAGAACAAGTTAAATCTATAGTAGCTTTGGTAAGTGGAAGTGTAAAAAATATCCCAAAGGAAAATGTAGAAGTAATTGATAATAATATGAATCTTCTAACAAAAAACTTGTTTGATGCTTCAGGAAGTTTAGAAGAGGCTACAACCTCAGCAGAAAAGCAGCAGCAACTTAAAAAGAATTATGAAAAGGATCTTCAAAATAGATTAATCTCTATGCTAGAATCTGTGTATGGAAAGGACAAGGTTAAAGTTAATGTTAATACAGATTTAGATTTTGATGCAGTTAAAACTAACTCTGTAACTTATGATCCTAAAAATGTAGTGGTTAGTGAACACAGTATTAAAGAGAAAAATCAAAATAATGCAGGTGGTAATAATACAAATGGTAGTGTAGTAGACAATAATATGGTAAATAGGACTACAGAGAATAATAATGGAAGTGAAACGTCTTCTAGAGATGAGAATACTAAAAACTATGAGTTATCAAAAACTCAGCAAGATAGTATAAAGGCGCCAGGCTCAGTAAAAAGATTAACAGCATCAATAGTTTTAGATGGTAATATAGATGAAGAAACTAGAACTGCTGTTAGAAACTTAGCTATATCTGCTATAGGATATGATGAAAAAAGAGGAGATGCTATAAGTATAGAAGGACTCCCATTTGATACAGAGGCTAAGGATAAAGTTAAAAAAGATTTAGAAGAAATGCAAAAAGCTGAAAAAACGAAAGAAAGAGTAAAATTATTTACAGCCATAGGTTTAGGCGTGCTAATGTTAGTAGGAGCAATAATATTCTTTGTAATTAAGAGAAGAAAGAGAGACGAAGAATACGAAGAGGAACAAGAAGGCCTTGATATTTTAATAGATGATAATGAGAGTGAGACTAAACAAGTTCCTAAGTTTAAACCTATAGACTTAGAAGCACAGGATGAAAAGTCTCATGTTGAAAATGAAATAAGAAAATATGCTAAGGACAAACCTGATCAAGTAGCAGAAATAATTAAATCATGGCTAGCAGAGGATGAGAGGTGA
- a CDS encoding aspartyl-phosphate phosphatase Spo0E family protein — translation MKYSKESLCEQMSIVRQALYEISITLENKERDNEKILNLSREMDELILEYMKFGKVILYFNKKPPHYKIG, via the coding sequence TTGAAATATAGTAAAGAATCTTTATGTGAACAAATGAGTATAGTAAGACAAGCTCTATATGAAATCAGTATAACTTTAGAGAATAAGGAAAGAGATAATGAAAAAATACTTAATCTTAGTAGAGAAATGGATGAGCTTATTTTAGAATATATGAAATTTGGAAAAGTAATACTATATTTTAATAAAAAACCACCACATTATAAAATAGGATAG
- the fliE gene encoding flagellar hook-basal body complex protein FliE — translation MRVNEFVPNIKVFDNFNKNFINENNQVDTTEKVNFSDILKDKLDGVNAKQVKADDSTEAFIKGDEVDIHNVMLNAEEAKMSMELAVQVRNKLVEAYQELSRMQL, via the coding sequence ATGAGGGTAAATGAATTTGTACCAAATATAAAGGTTTTTGATAATTTTAATAAAAATTTTATTAATGAAAATAATCAAGTAGATACTACAGAAAAAGTTAATTTTAGTGATATATTAAAAGATAAATTAGATGGAGTAAATGCAAAACAGGTTAAAGCAGATGATAGTACAGAAGCCTTTATAAAGGGTGACGAGGTTGATATACATAATGTAATGCTTAATGCAGAAGAAGCTAAAATGTCCATGGAGTTAGCAGTTCAAGTTAGAAATAAGCTAGTGGAAGCTTATCAAGAATTAAGTAGAATGCAATTATAG
- the argH gene encoding argininosuccinate lyase, whose protein sequence is MKLWGGRFKEEENKLMEDFNSSLGFDKKLYYEDIKGSITHVKMLANENIIKEEEKEKILLGLKEILKEINERTLKIEGDYEDIHSFVEINLIKKIGDVGKKLHTGRSRNDQVALDIKLYAKKTAEEVIQCLKELIDSLIKVGNENNYIMPGYTHLQRAQIVTFRYHLLAYFEMFKRDEKRLENALNILDESPLGSGALAGSIYNIDREYTAKLLGFKKPVENFLDGVSDRDYIIELISNFSIIMMHLSRLSEELILWNSSEFKFIQIGDSYSTGSSIMPQKKNPDGAELIRGKTGRVYGDLISILTVMKSLPLAYNKDMQEDKEPFFDAKDTVISCLKVMKGIIDTLKVNKDNLMKSVKKGFLNATEAADYLVNKGMAFRDAHKVIGEIVIYCEDKNLSIEDLSLEELNQFSELFCEDLYEFIDYKNSINKGIKKEIGYI, encoded by the coding sequence ATGAAGCTTTGGGGAGGACGTTTTAAAGAAGAGGAAAATAAACTTATGGAGGACTTTAATAGTTCTTTAGGTTTTGATAAAAAGCTTTATTATGAAGATATAAAAGGAAGCATAACTCATGTTAAAATGCTTGCAAATGAGAATATAATAAAGGAAGAAGAAAAAGAAAAAATATTACTAGGATTAAAAGAAATATTAAAAGAAATAAATGAGAGGACTTTAAAAATAGAGGGAGATTATGAGGATATTCATAGTTTTGTGGAGATAAATTTAATAAAAAAAATAGGCGATGTAGGGAAAAAACTTCATACAGGAAGAAGTAGAAATGACCAAGTAGCTTTAGATATAAAGCTGTATGCTAAAAAAACTGCAGAGGAAGTAATCCAGTGCTTAAAGGAATTAATTGATTCTTTAATTAAAGTTGGAAATGAAAATAATTATATTATGCCGGGATATACTCATTTGCAAAGGGCTCAGATAGTAACTTTTAGGTATCATTTATTAGCTTATTTTGAAATGTTTAAAAGAGATGAGAAAAGACTTGAAAATGCATTAAACATTTTAGATGAAAGTCCTTTAGGCTCTGGAGCTCTAGCAGGAAGTATTTATAATATAGATAGAGAATATACTGCTAAGCTGCTAGGGTTTAAAAAACCAGTAGAAAATTTTTTGGATGGAGTTAGTGATAGGGATTATATAATAGAACTTATAAGTAATTTTTCTATAATAATGATGCATTTAAGTAGATTATCTGAAGAACTTATACTTTGGAATAGTAGTGAATTTAAGTTTATACAGATAGGGGATTCTTATTCCACAGGTAGTAGTATAATGCCTCAAAAGAAAAATCCAGATGGAGCAGAACTTATCCGTGGAAAAACTGGAAGGGTATATGGAGATTTAATAAGTATATTAACAGTTATGAAATCTTTACCTCTAGCTTATAATAAAGATATGCAAGAAGATAAAGAACCTTTCTTTGATGCTAAAGATACTGTAATAAGTTGTTTGAAAGTAATGAAAGGTATAATAGATACTCTAAAAGTAAATAAGGATAATTTAATGAAATCTGTGAAGAAAGGTTTTCTAAATGCTACAGAAGCAGCAGATTATTTGGTTAATAAAGGTATGGCTTTTAGAGATGCTCACAAAGTTATAGGTGAAATAGTTATATACTGTGAAGATAAAAATTTATCTATAGAAGACTTATCATTAGAAGAATTAAATCAGTTCTCAGAATTGTTTTGTGAAGATCTTTATGAATTTATAGATTATAAAAACTCTATAAATAAAGGAATAAAAAAAGAAATAGGATACATTTAA
- a CDS encoding VanZ family protein, which translates to MNKLRKLIWFLPSFIWMTIIFLFSNQHAETSNKNNFIIADALIEGKINLFKYIDYNFLNFLIRKAAHMTEYFILFMLLYFAFKNTFYKNIKIKASIITILYACTDEFHQIFIPGREGKIRDVFIDSIGVFVGLFLIYIFKFIRKYRKKE; encoded by the coding sequence ATGAATAAGCTTAGAAAACTAATATGGTTTTTACCATCCTTTATTTGGATGACTATAATATTTCTTTTTTCAAATCAACATGCAGAAACATCAAATAAAAATAATTTTATTATAGCAGATGCTTTAATAGAAGGAAAAATAAATTTATTTAAATATATAGATTATAATTTTTTAAACTTTTTAATAAGAAAAGCAGCCCATATGACAGAATATTTTATATTGTTTATGCTTTTATACTTTGCTTTTAAGAACACTTTTTATAAAAACATTAAAATAAAAGCATCAATTATCACTATTTTATATGCTTGTACTGATGAATTTCATCAAATATTTATTCCAGGAAGAGAAGGAAAGATAAGAGATGTATTTATAGATTCTATAGGAGTATTTGTAGGTTTATTTTTAATATATATATTTAAATTCATAAGAAAATATAGGAAGAAAGAATAA
- a CDS encoding YjfB family protein: MDIGGVSMALNQGKLAQAVSLSLMKITMNTSKENAAQMTEMIKELVDPNVGQNIDLKG; this comes from the coding sequence ATGGATATAGGAGGAGTATCTATGGCATTAAATCAAGGAAAACTTGCACAGGCAGTTTCCTTATCTTTAATGAAAATTACTATGAATACTTCAAAAGAAAATGCAGCTCAAATGACAGAAATGATAAAAGAATTAGTGGACCCAAATGTGGGACAAAATATAGATTTAAAAGGATAG
- a CDS encoding flagellin, with product MRLSHNLASLNAFRNYSKVLTEQSTALDKIVSGYKVRCSKDDPNVMAQSEKTNIQIRGLQVASKNAQNGVSMLQTAEGGLESMGNMLMRIKELTIQAANGTNNVDDTQVIQNEIDELMAGIQTTAKSTEFNGIKLLSEGGKFGDQANLKIKSVPVGANVGDLEYIPFYDLTTDGLGINGKIDVTDTNKLGNSLDAVNNAIETVLSVRSEYGSLENRFEECVNNVGEISLKMEGANSELVDADVAEEMMNYAKSDILYQSSLAIMRQTNNFPMDVLKILENVKSK from the coding sequence ATGAGATTGAGTCATAATTTGGCATCTTTAAATGCTTTTAGAAACTATTCAAAAGTTTTAACAGAGCAGAGTACAGCTTTAGATAAAATAGTTTCAGGATACAAGGTTAGATGCTCTAAAGATGATCCTAATGTAATGGCACAAAGTGAAAAGACTAATATACAGATAAGAGGTCTTCAAGTGGCTTCAAAAAATGCTCAAAACGGAGTTAGTATGCTTCAAACTGCAGAGGGCGGATTAGAAAGCATGGGTAATATGCTTATGAGGATAAAAGAGCTTACTATTCAAGCTGCTAATGGAACAAATAATGTAGATGATACACAAGTTATTCAAAATGAAATAGATGAACTTATGGCAGGTATACAAACTACAGCAAAGAGTACAGAATTTAATGGAATTAAGCTTTTATCTGAAGGGGGTAAATTTGGTGACCAAGCTAATCTTAAGATTAAGTCTGTTCCTGTAGGGGCTAACGTAGGAGATTTAGAGTACATACCTTTTTATGATTTAACAACAGATGGGTTAGGCATAAATGGGAAAATAGATGTTACAGATACAAATAAATTAGGAAATAGTCTTGATGCTGTAAACAATGCTATAGAAACTGTGCTTTCTGTAAGAAGTGAATATGGTTCTTTGGAGAATAGGTTTGAGGAATGTGTGAATAATGTAGGAGAAATATCTCTTAAAATGGAAGGTGCTAATAGTGAATTAGTAGATGCAGATGTGGCAGAAGAAATGATGAATTATGCTAAGTCAGATATACTATATCAATCTTCTCTTGCTATAATGCGACAAACTAATAATTTTCCTATGGATGTACTAAAAATATTAGAAAATGTAAAATCTAAGTAA
- the flgB gene encoding flagellar basal body rod protein FlgB, with product MRVEDMSSSQLVNDLLKKSMDASSYRGKVTSNNIANYNTPGYKRHYVTFEETLKDNLNNINMKLTKEKHINDGSEFGQVKEEVDDSNSMRTDGNNVDIDNEMVNNSANALMYNALVTQANNRLATTRYIINGR from the coding sequence ATGAGAGTAGAAGACATGTCTAGTAGTCAATTGGTTAATGATCTTTTGAAAAAATCTATGGATGCATCATCCTATAGAGGTAAAGTTACTTCGAATAATATAGCTAATTATAATACTCCTGGTTATAAAAGGCATTATGTTACTTTTGAAGAAACATTAAAGGATAATTTGAATAATATAAATATGAAGCTTACTAAAGAAAAACATATAAATGATGGATCTGAATTTGGACAAGTTAAAGAAGAGGTAGATGATTCTAATAGTATGAGAACAGATGGAAATAATGTAGACATCGACAATGAAATGGTAAATAATTCAGCTAATGCACTTATGTATAATGCATTAGTTACTCAAGCTAATAATAGGTTAGCTACTACAAGATATATTATTAATGGAAGATAA
- a CDS encoding argininosuccinate synthase — MKEKVILAYSGGLDTSIIIPWLKENYDLDVIAVCVDVGQGDDMDRVKAKAIKSGASKIYVEDVKEEFVVNYLHKAIKSEALYEQDYMLGTSFARPLMAKKLVEIAHQEKAKYICHGCTGKGNDQVRFEVGIKAQDPNIKIIAPWRIWNIKSREDAIDYAKKVGVEIPVTKEKIYSVDKNLWHVSHEGGDLENLKSEHKEDMYFMVTPPQKAKDQSTYLEIYFEKGIPVKVNGEVLNPVDIIDKLNKIGGENGIGIADIVENRLVGMKSRGIYETPAGTLLYAAHKKLESVILDKYTYQYKKIVSEQYGDIVYNGLWFTALREAIDAFVDKTQENVTGTVKLKLYKGNIKPCSVDTDYALYDEGISSFGESELYSHKDAEGFINLFGLPCKIKALKNL; from the coding sequence ATGAAAGAAAAAGTTATACTTGCATACTCAGGGGGATTAGATACATCAATAATAATTCCATGGCTTAAAGAAAACTATGATTTAGATGTTATAGCTGTGTGCGTTGATGTGGGGCAAGGCGATGACATGGACCGTGTAAAGGCAAAAGCAATAAAATCTGGTGCATCAAAAATATATGTAGAAGATGTGAAAGAAGAATTTGTAGTAAATTATTTGCATAAAGCAATAAAATCTGAAGCATTATATGAACAAGATTATATGTTAGGAACATCCTTTGCAAGACCACTAATGGCTAAAAAATTGGTAGAAATAGCTCATCAAGAGAAAGCTAAATATATATGTCATGGATGTACTGGAAAGGGAAATGATCAAGTGCGCTTTGAAGTGGGGATAAAGGCGCAGGATCCTAATATAAAAATAATAGCACCGTGGAGAATTTGGAATATAAAATCTAGGGAAGATGCTATAGACTATGCTAAGAAAGTCGGAGTTGAAATTCCTGTAACTAAGGAAAAAATATATTCTGTAGATAAAAATTTATGGCATGTTAGTCATGAAGGAGGAGATTTGGAAAATTTAAAAAGTGAACATAAAGAAGATATGTACTTTATGGTTACTCCACCACAAAAAGCGAAAGATCAATCAACTTATCTAGAAATTTATTTTGAAAAGGGTATACCAGTAAAGGTAAATGGAGAGGTTTTAAATCCTGTAGATATAATAGATAAGCTAAATAAAATAGGTGGAGAAAATGGTATAGGTATAGCAGATATAGTAGAAAATCGTTTGGTAGGTATGAAATCAAGAGGTATTTATGAAACACCAGCAGGAACATTATTATATGCAGCTCATAAAAAATTAGAATCAGTGATTTTAGATAAGTATACTTATCAATATAAAAAAATAGTTTCAGAACAATATGGAGATATTGTATATAATGGTCTATGGTTTACAGCTTTAAGAGAAGCTATAGATGCCTTTGTAGATAAAACCCAAGAAAATGTAACAGGTACAGTAAAATTAAAGTTATACAAAGGAAATATAAAGCCTTGTTCAGTTGATACAGACTATGCATTATATGATGAAGGCATATCATCTTTTGGAGAAAGTGAACTTTATAGCCACAAAGATGCAGAAGGTTTTATAAATTTATTTGGATTACCATGTAAAATAAAAGCCTTGAAAAATTTATAG
- a CDS encoding aspartyl-phosphate phosphatase Spo0E family protein, with product MKTKEGLFKKMNQLRQDLYKISATLEEKDRDEEKILNLSREMDELILQYMKCEYE from the coding sequence TTGAAAACTAAAGAAGGTTTGTTTAAAAAAATGAATCAACTAAGACAGGACTTATATAAAATAAGTGCTACATTAGAAGAAAAGGATAGGGATGAAGAAAAAATATTGAATTTAAGTAGAGAAATGGACGAATTAATATTGCAATATATGAAATGTGAATATGAATGA
- the cls gene encoding cardiolipin synthase yields MSFKNTFSLFFVINIIISIILIVIERKKPEKTIAWLLIFFIFPPLGLFLYVFLGRNWKKHKLHDITNIEIEQLVLEAMGKVKNQEYHSLIELLSKNSESPLFRDNSIKIFKDGNEKFEYLKKEILKAKHHIHLEYYIVKSDNLGNEIKNILIKKAKEGVEVRFIMDRVGSIGIKRSYIKELKDNGIDVVQYSYFLAPLLRHINTQINYRNHRKIVVIDGKTGFIGGINIGDEYLGKGKLGYWRDTHLMVKGDFVMGLQAVFMDDFATIKAVNDEMFIYGDNFKLYFPKMHEYDGKVMQLVKSGPDSQFQSIMQAIFKMITLAKDHIYITTPYFVPNDSIMNAIKVASLSGIDVRILFPGRYDHLVVYYASRTYLEELIKYGVKIYFYDEKSFIHAKTIMVDSEICTVGTANMDIRSFELNYEINAVIYDEESTENLENIFFEDLKRSKRIYKEGFKNRSLRGRMLEGIARIFSALL; encoded by the coding sequence TTGTCTTTTAAGAACACATTCTCTTTATTTTTTGTTATAAATATAATTATATCTATAATATTAATAGTAATAGAGAGAAAAAAGCCAGAAAAGACTATAGCGTGGCTTCTTATATTTTTTATATTTCCTCCTTTGGGATTATTTTTATATGTTTTTTTAGGTCGAAATTGGAAAAAACATAAACTGCATGATATTACTAATATAGAAATAGAACAATTGGTCCTTGAAGCTATGGGAAAGGTAAAAAATCAGGAATATCATTCTTTAATAGAGTTATTATCCAAAAATAGTGAATCCCCTTTGTTTAGAGATAATAGTATAAAAATATTTAAAGATGGTAATGAAAAATTTGAATATCTAAAAAAAGAAATTTTAAAGGCTAAACATCATATACATTTAGAATACTACATAGTAAAAAGTGATAATTTAGGCAATGAAATAAAAAATATACTTATAAAAAAGGCAAAAGAGGGTGTAGAAGTAAGGTTTATAATGGATAGGGTAGGATCTATAGGTATAAAAAGATCTTATATAAAAGAACTTAAAGATAATGGTATAGATGTGGTTCAATATTCTTATTTTTTAGCTCCGCTTTTAAGACATATAAATACTCAAATAAATTATAGAAATCATAGAAAAATAGTAGTTATAGATGGCAAAACTGGTTTTATAGGAGGAATAAATATAGGAGATGAATATCTTGGTAAAGGTAAATTAGGATATTGGAGAGATACTCATCTTATGGTAAAGGGAGATTTCGTTATGGGTCTTCAAGCAGTATTTATGGATGATTTTGCAACCATAAAGGCTGTAAATGACGAAATGTTTATTTATGGAGACAATTTTAAGCTTTATTTTCCTAAAATGCATGAATATGATGGAAAAGTTATGCAGCTTGTAAAAAGCGGACCAGATTCACAGTTCCAATCTATAATGCAAGCAATATTTAAGATGATAACTTTAGCTAAAGATCATATATATATTACTACACCATATTTTGTACCTAATGATAGTATAATGAATGCTATAAAAGTGGCATCTTTAAGTGGAATAGATGTAAGAATTTTATTTCCAGGTAGATATGATCATTTGGTAGTATATTATGCTTCTAGGACTTATTTAGAAGAGCTCATAAAATATGGAGTTAAAATTTATTTTTATGATGAAAAATCTTTTATTCATGCTAAAACCATTATGGTAGATAGCGAAATTTGTACTGTTGGTACTGCTAATATGGATATAAGAAGTTTTGAGTTAAACTACGAAATAAATGCAGTTATATATGATGAAGAAAGTACAGAGAATCTAGAAAATATTTTCTTTGAGGATTTAAAACGTAGTAAAAGAATTTATAAAGAAGGTTTTAAAAATAGATCCTTAAGAGGCAGAATGTTGGAGGGGATTGCCAGAATCTTTTCCGCATTGCTATAG
- a CDS encoding chemotaxis protein has translation MGENRRFQSNEEILAAFKLVLPYINKIIHEDMVVGLTDLEKYVGYHRANKFELDLPEGKPIKGIKTIEECIKYKKETYDNIPKEVYGRAIKTIFTPIYGVNNAVIGTLSSGIDFDNNNQLVENVQKLVENVKQVTENTAQVSEAAESLAKSGQNAISMVEELNNKKNDTSEILEFIKGIATQTNLLGLNAAIEAARAGESGRGFAVVAGQVRKLSDQSQEAVKNIEKILDEMNNSVNEINNTIGSVGAISEEQAASTEEILSRIETLNETIKNLQGFVEKYK, from the coding sequence ATGGGTGAAAATAGGAGATTTCAAAGTAATGAAGAAATATTAGCAGCTTTTAAACTAGTACTACCTTACATAAATAAAATCATTCATGAGGATATGGTGGTAGGTCTTACGGATTTAGAAAAATATGTTGGTTATCATAGAGCTAATAAATTTGAACTAGATTTACCAGAGGGAAAACCTATAAAAGGTATAAAAACCATAGAGGAATGTATTAAATATAAAAAGGAAACCTATGATAATATTCCAAAGGAAGTCTATGGTAGAGCTATAAAAACAATATTCACTCCTATTTATGGCGTAAACAATGCAGTTATAGGTACCCTTAGTTCAGGAATAGATTTTGATAATAATAATCAATTAGTAGAAAATGTTCAAAAATTAGTGGAGAATGTTAAACAGGTAACTGAAAATACTGCTCAAGTATCAGAGGCAGCGGAAAGTTTGGCAAAATCAGGCCAAAATGCTATTTCTATGGTAGAAGAATTAAATAATAAGAAAAATGATACTTCTGAAATTCTAGAATTTATAAAAGGTATTGCTACCCAAACTAATTTATTAGGTCTTAATGCAGCTATAGAAGCTGCCAGAGCAGGGGAATCTGGTCGTGGATTCGCAGTAGTTGCAGGACAGGTTAGAAAATTGTCGGATCAATCCCAAGAGGCTGTAAAAAACATCGAAAAAATATTAGATGAAATGAATAATAGTGTAAATGAAATTAATAATACCATAGGAAGTGTAGGAGCTATTAGTGAAGAGCAAGCAGCTTCTACAGAGGAGATTTTATCTAGAATAGAAACCCTTAATGAAACTATTAAAAATCTACAAGGTTTTGTAGAAAAATATAAATAA